The Akkermansia muciniphila genome contains a region encoding:
- a CDS encoding NADH-quinone oxidoreductase subunit N translates to MQAYIPEFILAGLAMLLLLAETFCKKTPKFVFGLIGAAGALAMLPFYMGGLYDNVYIILALVATAVTLLLSVDFRAVINLSSNDSKSQDGTGEFYILPLLACVGITSLCKASNLVELFVSLEVLTLSSFIMVGYFRRNLGSTEAGIKYLILGAVSTGFLVFGLAWYFGVTGTFIYDGAIVNQALAGQTAPAMYLALAMLLLGTAFKIGAVPMQLWIPDVYQGAPTPVTAFLSVASKVAGFALLSIILAPFASLPPVEFVIALMAAATLLVGNLGAIPQTNLKRMMGYSSIAQAGFILPLFIGTVDGRLAPNAPFYLAVYLVMTFGAFFALAMIRIQRGSEEISAFRGLGKTNPRLALAVTIMFASLAGVPLTAGFFAKMISFVHVINTGLYLGWMLPIMIICAASGFYYYFKVIRSMYWDKPAEDAEPVQVPVISGVMLAAFSVFIVLGGLMPLFMNPIR, encoded by the coding sequence ATGCAAGCGTATATTCCGGAATTCATCCTGGCCGGCCTGGCGATGCTTCTGCTCCTGGCCGAGACCTTCTGCAAAAAGACGCCCAAATTCGTTTTCGGGCTGATTGGCGCGGCGGGCGCCCTGGCGATGCTCCCCTTCTACATGGGGGGGCTCTATGACAACGTCTACATCATCCTGGCGCTTGTCGCCACGGCAGTCACCCTGCTGCTGTCCGTGGACTTCCGGGCCGTCATCAACCTCTCTTCCAATGACTCCAAGTCCCAGGACGGCACGGGGGAATTCTACATCCTGCCCCTGCTGGCCTGCGTGGGCATCACCTCCCTGTGCAAGGCTTCCAACCTGGTGGAACTGTTCGTTTCCCTGGAAGTGCTCACGCTGAGCTCCTTCATCATGGTGGGCTACTTCCGCCGGAACCTGGGCTCCACGGAAGCGGGCATCAAGTACCTGATCCTGGGCGCCGTCAGCACGGGCTTCCTCGTCTTCGGCCTGGCCTGGTACTTCGGCGTTACGGGTACCTTCATCTATGACGGAGCGATCGTCAACCAGGCGCTGGCGGGCCAGACGGCCCCCGCCATGTACCTGGCCCTCGCCATGCTGCTGCTCGGCACGGCCTTTAAAATCGGCGCGGTCCCCATGCAATTGTGGATTCCGGACGTATACCAGGGTGCTCCCACTCCGGTGACGGCTTTCCTCTCCGTGGCCTCCAAGGTGGCCGGCTTCGCCCTGCTCAGCATCATCCTGGCTCCCTTCGCCTCCCTGCCTCCCGTTGAATTCGTCATAGCCCTGATGGCTGCGGCTACGCTGCTGGTGGGCAACCTGGGCGCCATTCCGCAGACCAACCTGAAGCGCATGATGGGTTACTCCTCCATCGCCCAGGCCGGCTTTATCCTGCCTCTCTTCATCGGCACCGTGGACGGCCGGCTTGCTCCAAACGCCCCGTTCTACCTGGCCGTGTACCTGGTCATGACCTTCGGCGCCTTCTTCGCCCTCGCCATGATCCGCATCCAGCGCGGGAGCGAGGAAATCTCCGCCTTCCGCGGCCTGGGCAAGACCAATCCCCGGCTGGCGCTGGCAGTCACCATCATGTTCGCCTCCCTGGCGGGCGTGCCGCTGACGGCCGGCTTCTTCGCCAAAATGATCTCCTTCGTGCATGTCATCAACACTGGCCTGTACCTGGGCTGGATGCTCCCCATCATGATCATCTGCGCGGCCTCCGGCTTCTATTACTACTTCAAGGTCATCCGCTCCATGTACTGGGACAAGCCCGCGGAAGACGCGGAACCCGTGCAGGTGCCCGTCATTTCCGGCGTCATGCTGGCCGCCTTCTCCGTCTTCATCGTGCTGGGCGGCCTGATGCCCCTCTTCATGAATCCCATCCGGTAA
- the rsgA gene encoding ribosome small subunit-dependent GTPase A codes for MIPLHAYGWNDQLERLKQASAYRALPHGRIAIVHRTCYEIVAENGVFQCELRGNMMYEKSAFELPCTGDWVIFQPFDETKGIIVDLLPRERTLHRRKSGTVSDRQAIASYVDRAFIVQSLDDNFNIRRAERFMVQILEEGINPVLVLNKADLGFDRQGIEEQVKRLGRRMPVFFTSIHEPHTILRLREFIPEGETVVFVGSSGVGKSSLVNALCGKPLLATSHISSSTGKGRHTSTRREMVLMDGSGVLIDTPGVREFGLATGQSGSLAEALDISYFSAACRFKDCGHIHEPGCAVLEAVNSGLLDREVYESYLKLRREAEYFSTSEHEKRKKGKSLSKLVEEVKKRKPKF; via the coding sequence ATGATTCCTCTACATGCTTACGGCTGGAATGACCAGTTAGAGCGGCTCAAGCAGGCATCAGCGTACCGCGCCCTGCCCCATGGCCGCATCGCCATCGTGCACAGGACGTGTTATGAAATCGTTGCTGAAAATGGAGTGTTCCAGTGCGAATTAAGGGGAAACATGATGTATGAAAAATCAGCCTTTGAACTGCCCTGTACGGGTGACTGGGTGATTTTCCAGCCCTTCGATGAAACGAAGGGAATCATCGTCGATTTACTGCCCCGTGAACGGACCTTGCACCGCAGGAAAAGCGGAACGGTTTCCGACAGGCAGGCCATCGCCTCTTACGTGGACAGGGCATTCATTGTGCAAAGCCTTGATGATAATTTCAATATCCGCAGAGCCGAGCGTTTCATGGTTCAGATATTGGAAGAAGGGATCAACCCCGTATTGGTGCTGAACAAGGCCGATTTAGGGTTTGACAGGCAGGGCATTGAAGAACAGGTCAAACGCCTGGGGCGCCGGATGCCTGTATTTTTTACAAGCATCCATGAACCCCATACGATTCTCCGGCTCCGGGAATTCATCCCGGAAGGGGAAACGGTCGTGTTTGTGGGTTCTTCAGGCGTCGGGAAAAGTTCCCTGGTGAACGCGCTGTGCGGAAAACCGCTCCTAGCCACGTCCCACATAAGCTCGTCCACAGGCAAAGGGCGGCATACGTCCACACGCCGGGAGATGGTGCTGATGGACGGTTCAGGCGTTTTAATAGACACTCCAGGCGTCCGGGAATTCGGCCTGGCCACCGGCCAGTCCGGTTCTCTTGCAGAAGCGCTGGATATTTCCTATTTCTCGGCGGCGTGCCGTTTCAAGGATTGCGGGCATATCCATGAACCCGGCTGCGCCGTTCTGGAAGCGGTGAACAGCGGCCTGCTGGACCGTGAGGTGTATGAAAGCTACCTGAAACTCCGGAGAGAAGCGGAGTACTTTTCCACTTCGGAACATGAAAAGCGCAA
- a CDS encoding DUF3472 domain-containing protein — protein sequence MRLFSATAVICAALLSGAAFLHAQDPELLMKRQCRSVHVMQQGHPAQASALYNEVKAKTSVPGTYFCAMNFDDGYIGFQEQSNGKKVIIFSIWDPVAHGDNPNSVPEEERTKLVKLGENARAGRFGGEGTGGQSFVDYPWTVGENMRFLVCVKKMGKFKEISGFYYNNKDKAWELISKWKTHSSEKELSFSVGFVEDFMRNFKSAKKARGAFFGPSFAYKDGKWFPNTSVTFTGDPTPSTNVMADIQPNGSVLLQTGGDTKMTDFKLFQNRPLPQDANPVQPDEQVTRLVQENTK from the coding sequence ATGCGCCTTTTCTCCGCCACAGCCGTCATCTGCGCCGCCCTGCTCTCCGGCGCCGCCTTCCTGCACGCCCAGGACCCGGAACTTCTGATGAAACGCCAGTGCCGTTCCGTCCATGTCATGCAGCAGGGCCATCCCGCGCAGGCAAGCGCCCTGTACAATGAAGTAAAGGCCAAGACGTCCGTTCCCGGCACCTACTTCTGCGCCATGAACTTTGATGACGGCTACATCGGCTTCCAGGAGCAGTCCAACGGGAAAAAAGTGATTATCTTTTCCATCTGGGACCCGGTGGCCCATGGGGACAACCCCAACAGCGTGCCGGAAGAGGAACGCACCAAGCTGGTGAAACTGGGTGAAAACGCACGCGCAGGCCGCTTTGGCGGAGAGGGAACGGGCGGCCAGAGCTTCGTGGACTATCCCTGGACCGTCGGGGAGAACATGCGCTTCCTCGTCTGCGTTAAAAAGATGGGGAAATTCAAGGAAATCAGCGGATTTTACTATAACAACAAGGACAAGGCATGGGAGCTCATCTCCAAATGGAAAACCCATTCGTCGGAAAAGGAACTCTCCTTCTCCGTCGGCTTTGTGGAAGACTTCATGCGCAACTTTAAATCCGCCAAAAAAGCCCGCGGCGCCTTCTTCGGCCCCAGCTTCGCGTACAAGGACGGCAAATGGTTCCCCAACACCAGCGTCACGTTCACGGGAGACCCCACCCCCTCCACCAACGTCATGGCGGACATCCAGCCCAACGGCTCCGTGCTGCTCCAGACGGGAGGGGATACGAAAATGACGGATTTCAAACTGTTCCAGAACCGCCCCCTGCCCCAGGATGCAAACCCTGTACAGCCTGATGAACAGGTCACCCGGCTCGTTCAGGAAAACACCAAATAA
- the sufT gene encoding putative Fe-S cluster assembly protein SufT, which yields MLNQVVELKREVTAVQIPSGDVLTLPEGERVYITQILGGSYTVATDHGLARISRENADALGAEAAEPTPETAALDENATLEERVWDTLKCVYDPEIPVDIVNLGLIYDVTVIELENGLHHVAVKMTLTAPGCGMGPHLVMEAKDRIEALEGVEAADVEMVWDPPWNQEMVSEEGRMKLGLI from the coding sequence ATGCTGAACCAGGTAGTAGAACTCAAAAGAGAAGTGACGGCGGTGCAGATCCCCAGTGGGGATGTGCTCACGCTGCCGGAAGGGGAACGCGTGTACATCACCCAGATCCTGGGCGGCTCCTATACTGTGGCTACGGATCATGGCCTGGCCCGCATCTCCAGGGAGAACGCGGACGCCCTGGGTGCGGAGGCGGCGGAACCCACTCCGGAGACAGCCGCGCTGGACGAGAACGCCACGCTTGAAGAACGCGTCTGGGATACGCTGAAATGCGTGTACGATCCGGAAATTCCCGTGGACATCGTCAACCTGGGCCTGATTTACGACGTGACCGTAATTGAACTGGAAAACGGCCTGCACCACGTGGCGGTCAAGATGACCCTGACGGCTCCCGGCTGCGGCATGGGCCCGCATCTGGTGATGGAGGCCAAGGACCGTATTGAAGCCCTGGAAGGCGTGGAAGCCGCGGATGTGGAAATGGTGTGGGACCCCCCCTGGAACCAGGAGATGGTCAGTGAGGAGGGCAGGATGAAACTCGGATTGATCTGA
- a CDS encoding proton-conducting transporter membrane subunit, whose protein sequence is MLIWLVLIPLIATALIGLCKAPARPTALLSAALTLALGIWALVSFDGCPSCWSRFEGMDLQLTLAPALAKVMLLLTILVTFATVLGTNPPKGGEASWYNSALLISAGATGAFLSDNIISFFAFHELALIPTFVMIGLYGRGDRRTTAWRATLYLGLASMVLLAALLMIGTQAGFTFSGLKDFMAGGRELAHAELIGALLIAGFGTLISLFPFHSWAAPAYASAPAPVAMMHAGVLKKFGLYGLFMFQPLMETGFLPWTNILLVLLVCNVIWVGYVTVNQKRLDLLLGNSSVMHMGYIFLAFAALVASGSAQANPWALKGAALLMLAHGLTIALLFLLCGQIEKQTGTLEINSLGGLSVKLPRMAFVFGLAGMASIGLPGLANFPGEFMVFFSGFAGFNDSFGPVQIATILCLWGLVIGAVYMLRAYRNIFQGDLSKAAAYATELLPSERAANYFLTITLAVFGFFPTLVLQFFS, encoded by the coding sequence ATGCTTATCTGGCTTGTTCTCATTCCTCTGATTGCCACGGCCCTCATCGGCCTGTGCAAGGCGCCCGCACGCCCGACAGCCCTGCTCAGCGCCGCGCTGACGCTGGCCCTCGGCATCTGGGCCCTGGTTAGCTTTGACGGCTGTCCCTCCTGCTGGTCCCGCTTTGAGGGGATGGACCTCCAGCTCACGCTGGCCCCGGCCCTGGCCAAAGTGATGCTGCTGCTGACCATCCTGGTGACCTTCGCCACCGTACTGGGCACCAACCCGCCCAAGGGGGGGGAAGCCTCCTGGTACAACTCCGCCCTGCTGATTTCCGCAGGCGCCACCGGAGCTTTCCTGTCAGACAACATCATCTCCTTCTTCGCCTTCCATGAGCTGGCCCTGATCCCCACCTTCGTGATGATCGGCCTGTACGGGCGGGGCGACCGCCGCACCACGGCCTGGCGCGCCACGCTTTACCTGGGGCTTGCCTCCATGGTGCTGCTGGCGGCCCTGCTGATGATCGGCACGCAGGCGGGCTTCACCTTCTCCGGATTGAAAGACTTCATGGCCGGCGGCCGGGAACTCGCCCACGCGGAACTCATCGGCGCCCTGCTCATCGCCGGCTTCGGCACGCTGATTTCCCTCTTCCCCTTCCACTCCTGGGCAGCTCCCGCCTATGCCTCCGCCCCCGCTCCGGTGGCGATGATGCATGCGGGCGTGCTTAAGAAGTTCGGCCTGTACGGCCTCTTCATGTTCCAGCCGCTGATGGAAACAGGCTTCCTTCCCTGGACGAACATCCTCCTTGTCCTGCTCGTCTGCAACGTCATCTGGGTGGGTTACGTGACCGTCAACCAGAAGAGGCTGGACCTGCTCCTGGGCAACTCCTCCGTGATGCACATGGGCTACATCTTCCTGGCCTTCGCCGCCCTGGTGGCCTCCGGTTCCGCGCAAGCCAATCCCTGGGCGCTGAAAGGGGCCGCCCTGCTGATGCTGGCCCACGGCCTGACCATCGCGCTGCTCTTCCTGCTCTGCGGACAGATTGAAAAGCAGACCGGCACGCTGGAAATCAACTCCCTGGGCGGCCTGAGCGTTAAACTGCCGCGCATGGCCTTCGTCTTCGGCCTGGCGGGCATGGCCTCCATCGGCCTCCCCGGCCTCGCCAACTTCCCGGGGGAATTCATGGTCTTCTTCTCCGGATTCGCCGGATTTAACGACAGCTTCGGCCCCGTCCAGATCGCCACCATCCTGTGCCTCTGGGGCCTGGTCATCGGCGCCGTGTACATGCTGAGGGCCTACCGCAACATCTTCCAGGGGGATCTCTCCAAGGCCGCAGCCTACGCCACGGAACTGCTGCCTTCCGAACGGGCGGCCAACTACTTCCTGACCATCACCCTGGCGGTCTTCGGCTTCTTCCCCACGCTGGTGCTCCAGTTCTTCTCCTGA
- a CDS encoding MFS transporter — MSALPSQSRYIIGTEACERFSFYGMKSILMLYMTGHLLMSDNWATATLHVFVGMVYLLPLAGAWLADKVWGRYRTILYISLLYCVGHGVLATADLFHTIEARRYILMAGLFIIALGAGGIKPCVSAFMGDQIPNKSPQLMTKAFNAFYWAINLGSFFSFLVIPAMEQHYGYSWAFAVPGIFMGIATFVFWLGRRKYHKTPPARNSGHAGFWKVLFTILFRGGWKSAEQRYGSSAVEDSRHILKILSIFAFVIPFWSIFDQTASSWVAQGNAMSPIPIPLPGGKTWSIGPEEIQAANPVFVMIFIPLITVFVYPHVVRLAKPLVRLGTGIALSSVTFLIVAWLQYRLETGASMSIAWQLIPYCVLTISEILVSTTGLEFAYTQAPAHLKSVITSFWNLTIFAGNMLVAAITFFLSNGESANAISTDRFILYAVLAAVVAVAYSFRARRYGKTE; from the coding sequence ATGAGCGCCCTCCCCTCCCAGTCCAGGTACATCATCGGAACGGAAGCCTGTGAACGCTTCAGTTTCTACGGCATGAAGTCCATCCTCATGCTGTACATGACGGGCCACCTGCTGATGAGCGACAACTGGGCCACCGCCACTCTTCATGTTTTCGTGGGGATGGTTTACCTGCTTCCCCTGGCGGGCGCATGGCTGGCGGACAAGGTATGGGGACGGTACAGGACCATTCTTTATATTTCCCTGCTTTACTGCGTAGGCCACGGCGTCCTGGCGACGGCGGACCTTTTCCATACCATTGAAGCGCGCCGTTACATTCTGATGGCAGGCCTGTTCATCATCGCGCTGGGGGCCGGAGGCATCAAGCCCTGCGTCTCCGCCTTCATGGGGGACCAGATTCCAAACAAATCCCCGCAGTTGATGACCAAGGCCTTCAACGCCTTTTACTGGGCCATCAACCTGGGTTCCTTCTTTTCCTTCCTGGTTATTCCGGCCATGGAACAGCATTACGGCTACAGCTGGGCATTCGCCGTTCCGGGCATTTTCATGGGCATCGCCACCTTCGTCTTCTGGCTGGGCCGCAGGAAGTACCACAAAACGCCCCCAGCCCGGAACAGCGGCCATGCCGGCTTCTGGAAAGTTCTTTTTACCATCCTCTTCCGCGGAGGCTGGAAAAGCGCAGAGCAACGTTACGGGTCCTCCGCCGTAGAGGATAGCCGCCATATCCTGAAGATTCTTTCCATTTTCGCCTTCGTCATCCCGTTCTGGTCCATTTTCGACCAGACGGCTTCCTCCTGGGTAGCCCAGGGGAACGCCATGTCCCCCATCCCCATTCCCCTGCCGGGAGGAAAAACCTGGTCCATCGGACCGGAAGAAATCCAGGCGGCGAATCCCGTGTTCGTGATGATTTTCATTCCGCTCATCACCGTGTTCGTCTATCCCCATGTCGTCAGGCTGGCCAAGCCCCTGGTGCGGCTGGGCACGGGCATCGCGCTGAGTTCCGTCACTTTCCTGATTGTGGCGTGGCTGCAGTACAGGCTGGAAACGGGCGCCTCCATGTCCATCGCATGGCAGTTGATTCCCTACTGCGTACTCACCATTTCCGAGATTCTGGTCAGCACCACGGGCCTCGAATTCGCCTATACACAGGCCCCGGCGCATTTGAAAAGCGTCATCACCAGCTTCTGGAACCTTACCATCTTTGCAGGCAACATGCTGGTGGCCGCCATCACCTTTTTCCTGTCCAATGGAGAATCCGCCAACGCCATCTCTACGGACCGCTTCATCCTGTACGCCGTACTCGCCGCCGTGGTGGCGGTGGCCTACTCCTTCCGGGCGCGCAGGTACGGGAAAACGGAATAA
- a CDS encoding methyltransferase domain-containing protein, whose translation MSNKNKTIHEFDFNFICDYFSRLERQGPGSPEATLKALSFIGNLTGQSRIADLGCGTGGQTMTLAAHVQGSITGLDLFPDFIRIFNRQAKRSGLQDRVKGIVGSMDNLPFAEEELDLVWSEGAIYNIGFERGLNEWHKYLKPGGYLAISESSWFTAERPEEIHRFWMDMYPEIDTIPNKTAQIQKAGYVPVASFILPENCWTEHYYAPQPPVQEMFLHQYPENEAAAELVASLRHEAELYRRYKEFYGYVFYIAKKTEQ comes from the coding sequence ATGAGTAACAAAAATAAAACAATTCACGAATTCGATTTCAATTTCATCTGCGATTATTTCTCCCGCCTGGAACGGCAGGGCCCCGGAAGCCCGGAGGCGACCCTCAAGGCTCTCAGCTTCATTGGCAATCTGACCGGGCAATCCCGCATCGCCGACCTCGGCTGCGGCACGGGCGGACAGACCATGACGCTGGCCGCACATGTCCAGGGCAGCATTACAGGGCTTGACCTGTTCCCGGATTTCATCCGCATCTTCAACCGTCAGGCAAAACGCTCAGGCTTGCAGGACAGGGTAAAAGGCATCGTCGGTTCCATGGACAACCTTCCTTTTGCAGAAGAAGAGCTGGACCTGGTCTGGTCGGAAGGGGCCATTTACAACATCGGCTTTGAACGCGGGCTGAACGAATGGCACAAGTACCTGAAACCGGGAGGCTACCTGGCCATTTCCGAAAGCTCGTGGTTTACCGCGGAACGTCCGGAAGAGATTCATCGCTTCTGGATGGATATGTATCCGGAGATAGACACGATACCCAACAAGACAGCCCAGATACAGAAGGCAGGGTACGTTCCCGTGGCTTCCTTCATTCTGCCGGAAAACTGCTGGACGGAGCATTATTACGCCCCGCAGCCTCCGGTTCAGGAGATGTTCCTTCATCAATATCCTGAAAATGAAGCCGCCGCGGAATTAGTCGCATCCCTGCGCCATGAAGCGGAATTATACCGCAGGTACAAGGAATTCTACGGCTACGTGTTTTACATCGCAAAGAAGACGGAACAATGA
- a CDS encoding SurA N-terminal domain-containing protein, with protein MLDYLRKHTIVIMAAMALVFVGLMFIGGDVSGGSVTGMFKQTFVSVDGKSYGEKDYNNMGKTGLSVAFSFPTTFGPLLQDNFSSEDNLRELCHLLKTNNPNAAFLAYRGIIRREASRLGLTPSTTEIDDAICNIPEFQDEKGVFDPRKYDNFISMRGNMGKKIQEELLRGLMEDTISLVRIKDVLTGGISVEAGFSEAVAESNNQQITVNTAFLEKSAFRPKTDPGEEEIKTFWDKHKENYKNEEARFFTVYTFTPAGDTQAPKSGDISNATMETMNLVENDIWEPLNATNGRNMDQVIAEALAKTPGVCKMEKKSYAAVTRKNAPQEINQPINQSASDGRSATLLDVTFSLADAPALNADADAKAIEEARAKTGAEQISTMQVLENGQVVLVRLEGITPVKALPYETARNNARADLLESMTVESMNKAAAELNTELQKAEKPVEQFNAIAGKAGAKTATYGPFIHPDVLLSGVNIQNAKSQEELQAMLERAMNSRLAPPRELPDPKKVFLATSVINPGQMAQPIYTGDGILLTQLVKRELEDTPEFQIKATQQIAPDLTAQAKSMIMLDWLKACIAQYKVEIAPILNQER; from the coding sequence ATGTTAGATTACTTACGTAAACATACAATTGTCATCATGGCAGCCATGGCCCTGGTGTTTGTGGGCCTCATGTTCATCGGCGGGGACGTAAGCGGCGGCTCCGTGACCGGCATGTTCAAGCAAACCTTCGTTTCCGTGGACGGCAAGTCTTACGGAGAAAAGGATTACAATAACATGGGCAAGACCGGCCTGTCCGTGGCTTTTTCCTTCCCCACCACCTTCGGCCCGCTGCTCCAGGACAATTTCAGCTCGGAAGACAATTTGCGCGAACTCTGCCACCTGCTGAAAACGAATAATCCCAACGCCGCTTTCCTGGCCTACCGCGGCATCATCCGCAGGGAGGCGAGCCGCCTGGGCCTGACGCCCAGCACCACGGAGATTGACGACGCCATCTGCAACATCCCGGAATTCCAGGATGAAAAGGGCGTCTTCGATCCCCGGAAGTATGACAACTTCATTTCCATGCGCGGCAACATGGGCAAGAAGATTCAGGAGGAACTTCTGCGCGGCCTGATGGAAGACACCATCAGCCTGGTGCGCATCAAGGACGTGCTGACAGGAGGAATCTCCGTGGAAGCCGGTTTTTCCGAAGCCGTGGCGGAGTCCAACAACCAGCAGATCACGGTCAATACCGCCTTCCTGGAAAAGAGCGCCTTCCGCCCCAAGACAGACCCGGGAGAAGAGGAAATCAAGACCTTCTGGGACAAGCACAAGGAAAATTACAAGAATGAGGAAGCCCGCTTCTTCACCGTTTATACTTTCACCCCCGCCGGCGACACGCAGGCGCCCAAGTCCGGGGACATTTCCAACGCCACCATGGAGACCATGAACCTGGTGGAAAATGACATCTGGGAACCGCTGAACGCCACCAACGGCAGGAACATGGACCAGGTCATTGCAGAAGCCCTGGCCAAGACTCCCGGCGTCTGCAAGATGGAGAAGAAGTCCTATGCGGCTGTCACGCGCAAAAACGCGCCCCAGGAAATCAACCAGCCGATCAACCAGTCCGCCTCCGACGGACGCAGCGCCACCCTGCTGGACGTAACCTTTTCCCTGGCGGACGCCCCGGCCCTGAATGCGGACGCGGACGCCAAGGCCATTGAAGAAGCGCGCGCCAAGACCGGAGCCGAACAGATCAGCACCATGCAGGTTCTGGAAAACGGCCAGGTGGTCCTGGTCCGCCTGGAGGGCATTACCCCGGTGAAAGCCCTTCCTTATGAGACCGCCCGCAACAACGCCCGCGCCGACCTGCTGGAAAGCATGACCGTGGAATCCATGAACAAGGCTGCCGCAGAACTCAATACGGAGCTGCAGAAGGCGGAGAAACCCGTGGAACAATTCAATGCCATCGCCGGGAAAGCCGGGGCCAAGACCGCTACTTACGGCCCCTTCATCCATCCGGACGTCCTCCTGAGCGGCGTCAACATACAAAACGCCAAAAGCCAGGAAGAACTCCAGGCCATGCTGGAACGGGCCATGAATTCCCGCCTGGCTCCGCCCAGGGAACTTCCGGATCCTAAAAAAGTGTTCCTGGCAACCTCCGTCATCAACCCCGGCCAGATGGCCCAGCCTATCTACACGGGGGACGGCATCCTGCTGACCCAGCTCGTCAAGCGGGAACTGGAGGATACGCCGGAGTTCCAGATCAAAGCCACCCAGCAGATTGCTCCGGACCTGACCGCCCAGGCCAAATCCATGATCATGCTGGACTGGCTGAAGGCATGCATCGCCCAGTACAAGGTGGAGATAGCCCCCATCCTGAACCAGGAACGCTAA